In Verrucomicrobiia bacterium, one genomic interval encodes:
- a CDS encoding ribbon-helix-helix protein, CopG family, with product MSSTLSVRLPEDLAAWLKETSERTGQTQGELVRLQLERARAAAEDRPWMALAGKAGGLPRDLSTREGFGKR from the coding sequence ATGAGTAGTACACTGAGCGTTCGACTGCCGGAGGATCTGGCAGCCTGGCTGAAGGAAACTTCCGAGCGAACGGGCCAGACCCAAGGGGAACTGGTACGACTCCAATTGGAGCGGGCGCGCGCCGCTGCCGAAGACCGCCCATGGATGGCTTTGGCCGGGAAGGCCGGGGGGTTGCCCCGCGACCTTTCAACCCGGGAAGGGTTCGGCAAACGATGA
- a CDS encoding phosphoadenosine phosphosulfate reductase family protein, giving the protein MALWSSNHWRARRCRRLWSRHPRRLHLCLKAPPNPPTEAAMSGLDPLSNPWRQITQPVSIGAGAAGAGNGRRKCRAPSGVNSCYQYPGEYMRAFPLSNWTEMDLWEYIRQERLEVPSNCFTHTRECFRRGGQWLPVPPSHTDAARPDPYARARPRANAPVKSLVVRVRTIADMISTGMIESPASSVDDIVAEVVAARVTERGSRADDKPSEAAMEDRKKAGYF; this is encoded by the coding sequence CGCCGTTGCCGGCGCTTGTGGAGTCGTCATCCCCGGAGATTGCACTTGTGTCTGAAGGCACCGCCCAATCCGCCAACGGAAGCCGCCATGTCCGGGCTTGACCCCCTGTCGAATCCATGGCGGCAGATCACACAGCCCGTCAGCATCGGGGCAGGTGCGGCAGGTGCTGGAAATGGACGTCGGAAGTGCAGAGCGCCAAGTGGTGTTAATTCCTGCTACCAGTACCCGGGCGAGTACATGCGGGCGTTCCCGCTGTCGAACTGGACCGAGATGGACCTCTGGGAATACATCCGCCAGGAACGGCTGGAGGTTCCCAGCAATTGTTTCACCCACACCCGCGAGTGCTTCCGGCGCGGCGGACAGTGGCTGCCGGTGCCGCCGTCGCACACCGATGCAGCGCGGCCTGATCCTTACGCAAGGGCGCGACCCCGGGCGAACGCGCCGGTCAAATCGCTGGTCGTCCGCGTCCGTACCATCGCCGACATGATCAGCACCGGCATGATCGAGAGTCCGGCGTCCAGCGTGGACGACATCGTCGCCGAGGTTGTGGCAGCACGCGTCACCGAACGCGGCTCCCGCGCCGACGACAAGCCCAGCGAGGCCGCCATGGAGGACCGCAAGAAGGCGGGATACTTCTGA
- a CDS encoding pilus assembly protein gives MTAIADTGFLVAFLNSRDEHHGWAVALAAQVTAPLLTCEAVLTEAAYLLGNTGLVMDVLASGLIDVEFSVIANRTHLSELSVRFGDQRPDLCDLCVVRMSELFPDHAVLTTDRKDFAVYRRNKRDVIPALFPPEK, from the coding sequence ATGACTGCCATCGCTGACACCGGCTTCTTGGTGGCATTCCTCAACTCAAGGGATGAACATCATGGATGGGCCGTCGCCTTGGCGGCACAGGTCACGGCCCCCCTGCTGACCTGCGAGGCGGTCCTCACTGAGGCGGCTTACCTTCTCGGGAACACCGGGTTGGTCATGGATGTCCTGGCCAGCGGCCTGATTGATGTGGAGTTCAGCGTGATCGCGAACCGCACACACCTGTCGGAATTGTCCGTAAGGTTCGGCGATCAGAGGCCGGACCTGTGCGATCTGTGCGTGGTCCGCATGAGCGAACTGTTCCCGGATCACGCCGTCCTGACCACCGACCGGAAGGACTTTGCCGTGTACCGCCGCAACAAGCGGGACGTGATCCCGGCCCTCTTTCCGCCCGAGAAATGA
- a CDS encoding BlaI/MecI/CopY family transcriptional regulator, with translation MNHLQPNHHRLGDLQLRILQVLWERREASVANVHADLKPERDLAYTTVATMLRKMEARELVAHREEGRTFLYRALVAAEEVNRSVGAHFVERLFEGSLADAVSHLLTSRAVSRAELDQLEKLIKEAKRRTR, from the coding sequence GTGAATCATCTCCAGCCAAACCATCACCGCCTCGGTGACCTGCAGCTGCGGATTCTCCAGGTGCTCTGGGAACGCCGTGAGGCCTCGGTCGCCAACGTCCACGCCGACCTGAAGCCCGAGCGCGACCTCGCCTACACCACCGTCGCGACAATGCTGCGCAAGATGGAGGCGCGTGAACTCGTGGCGCACCGCGAGGAGGGACGGACCTTTCTCTACCGCGCCCTGGTCGCCGCCGAAGAGGTCAACCGCAGCGTCGGCGCGCATTTCGTCGAGCGGCTCTTCGAGGGAAGCCTGGCGGACGCCGTCAGCCACCTGCTCACGAGCCGGGCGGTCAGCCGGGCCGAACTCGACCAGTTGGAGAAATTGATCAAGGAAGCGAAACGGAGGACCCGATGA